A window from Methylococcus mesophilus encodes these proteins:
- a CDS encoding YfgM family protein codes for MEIYLTEEERLEALKRWWKANASSVVWGVALGIAVIVGWGAWKRSQDEKAMLGGTLYQQLLDAVAAKQTDAALQLGDRIDKQFPDSAYATYGKLFLVRLKVEADDLAGAKTLLQQLIATGKDEKILQIARFRLAEVQLGLGETEDALKLAESVAGKGSAEFAALCEELKGDIYIAMNRPEEARAAYLKARREGQPSPLLELKLTDLGTTAPR; via the coding sequence ATGGAAATTTATCTGACCGAAGAAGAGCGCCTCGAAGCGCTCAAGCGCTGGTGGAAAGCCAACGCCAGCTCCGTCGTCTGGGGCGTCGCACTGGGCATCGCCGTGATCGTCGGCTGGGGCGCCTGGAAGCGCTCCCAGGACGAAAAAGCCATGCTCGGCGGAACGCTGTACCAGCAGCTCCTCGACGCAGTCGCTGCCAAGCAGACCGATGCGGCGCTCCAGTTAGGCGACCGCATCGACAAGCAGTTTCCCGACTCCGCCTATGCGACCTACGGCAAGCTGTTCCTGGTGCGGCTCAAGGTCGAAGCGGACGACCTCGCCGGCGCCAAGACGCTGCTGCAACAACTGATCGCGACCGGCAAGGACGAGAAGATCCTGCAGATCGCGCGGTTCCGGCTGGCCGAAGTCCAGCTTGGGCTCGGCGAAACGGAGGATGCGCTCAAGCTGGCGGAAAGCGTAGCGGGCAAGGGCAGCGCCGAATTCGCCGCACTCTGCGAGGAGCTGAAGGGCGACATTTATATCGCCATGAATCGCCCGGAAGAAGCCCGCGCCGCCTACCTGAAAGCGCGCCGGGAAGGCCAGCCCTCCCCCCTGCTTGAACTCAAACTGACCGACCTCGGGACGACCGCCCCCCGATGA
- the hisS gene encoding histidine--tRNA ligase, protein MSEKIQAIRGMHDILPDMTPRWQHVEHQIRSVMACYGYREIRLPIVEKTELFKRSIGEVTDIVEKEMYVFEDRNGDSLTLRPEGTAGCLRACLEHGLLHNQTHRLWYAGPMFRHERPQKGRYRQFHQIGVEVFGMPGPDIDAELIFLSRRLWQRLGVTHKLRLELNSLGTPDERLAYRQILVDYLRENYDALDADSMRRLETNPLRILDSKNPEMKDLLAGAPVLADHLGEVSRTHFEGLTALLDAAEIPYAINPRLVRGLDYYCNTVFEWVTDELGTQGTVCAGGRYDGLVAQLGGRESSAIGFALGLERLIELTGEAAPDTAPHIYFIGVGPAAERRSAVLAETLRDAFPSLRLVVNCGGGSFKNQFKRADKSEAAFALILGEDEMRDDSVSLKPLRSDGAQQTVAQADLVRLIQSCVHI, encoded by the coding sequence ATGAGCGAAAAAATCCAAGCCATCCGCGGCATGCACGACATCCTGCCGGATATGACGCCGCGCTGGCAGCATGTCGAACACCAGATCCGCAGCGTCATGGCCTGCTACGGCTACCGGGAAATCCGGCTGCCCATCGTCGAAAAGACCGAGCTGTTCAAGCGCTCCATCGGCGAAGTCACCGACATCGTCGAAAAGGAGATGTACGTTTTCGAGGACCGCAACGGCGACTCGCTGACCCTGCGCCCCGAAGGCACCGCGGGGTGCCTCCGCGCCTGCCTCGAGCACGGCCTGCTGCACAATCAGACCCATCGGCTGTGGTATGCCGGCCCCATGTTCCGCCACGAACGCCCGCAGAAGGGGCGTTACCGCCAGTTTCACCAGATCGGCGTCGAGGTCTTCGGCATGCCCGGACCCGACATCGACGCGGAGCTGATTTTCTTGAGCCGCCGGCTCTGGCAGCGCTTGGGGGTAACCCACAAGCTGCGGCTGGAACTGAACTCCCTGGGTACGCCGGACGAACGGCTGGCCTATCGCCAGATTCTCGTGGATTATCTGCGCGAAAATTACGATGCGCTGGACGCCGACAGCATGCGGCGCCTGGAAACCAATCCGCTGCGCATCCTCGACAGCAAGAATCCCGAGATGAAGGATCTGCTCGCCGGCGCGCCGGTGCTGGCGGATCATCTGGGCGAGGTTTCGCGTACGCACTTCGAAGGGCTCACGGCGCTGCTCGATGCCGCCGAGATCCCCTATGCAATCAACCCTCGCCTGGTGCGAGGGCTGGATTACTACTGCAACACGGTGTTCGAATGGGTGACCGATGAACTGGGCACCCAGGGTACCGTCTGCGCCGGCGGCCGCTACGACGGTCTGGTGGCCCAGCTCGGCGGCCGCGAATCCAGCGCCATCGGCTTCGCCTTAGGCCTGGAGCGCCTGATCGAGCTGACCGGCGAAGCGGCTCCCGACACCGCCCCGCATATCTATTTCATCGGGGTAGGACCGGCCGCCGAGCGGCGCAGCGCCGTGCTGGCGGAAACGCTGAGGGACGCGTTTCCCAGCCTCCGGCTGGTGGTCAATTGCGGTGGCGGCAGCTTCAAGAACCAGTTCAAGCGCGCCGACAAGAGCGAAGCGGCCTTCGCCCTGATCCTGGGCGAGGACGAAATGCGGGACGACAGCGTCAGCCTGAAACCCCTGCGCTCGGACGGCGCCCAGCAAACGGTCGCGCAGGCCGACCTGGTCCGGCTCATCCAATCCTGTGTCCATATCTGA